The genomic DNA CAAAAATGTTGCGTGAAAAGAAGTTGGCCACGGTCTGTCAGGAAGCACTTTGCCCCAACATCAATGAATGCTGGAATGGTGGTACTGCTACCATCATGCTTTTGGGAGACACCTGTACCCGCGGCTGTCGATTTTGCGCGGTTAACAGTGGTAACCCAAAAGGCGTTTTAGATGAAATGGAGCCCTTCAATACTGCTGAAACCATTAAAACCATGAATCTCAACTATATTGTACTGACTACGGTTGACAGAGATGACTTACAAGACGGTGGAGCAGCACATATTGCAAAAACCATTCGCTACGCTAAAGAAACCTGCCCCCAAACCATGATTGAATGTCTTGTGGGAGATTTTAGGGGTGATCACATGGGCGTAAAAACAGTTGTAGACGCCAAACCTGAAGTCTTTGCCCATAATATAGAAACGGTTGAACGTCTTACCCCCACTGTCCGGGATAGAAAAGCCGGTTATGATCAATCTCTAAAAGTTTTAAAAGCTGCTAAAAGCTTTTCAGATCAAATTTACACCAAAAGCTCTATTATGTTAGGCTTGGGTGAAACCTTGGATGAGTTAAAACAAGCTTTTGCAGACTTAAGAACCCATCAAGTTGATTTTTTAACCTTAGGACAATACTTGCAGCCCAGTAAAAAACACTTGGCTGTTGAGCGTTTTGTTCATCCGGATGAATTTAAAGAATTACAAGCATTGGCCATGACTTATGGTTTTATTTATGTTGCCTCTGGTCCCTTGGTTAGAAGCTCATACAAAGCCGCGGAATTTTTTATTGAATCTCATATAAAATCCAAGCAAGCGCATGGCAAAAACTTAAACAAAAACCCAAATCCTGTTGACATTAAAGCTGAGCAATATAAATCTCTGCCGGTTATTCAACAGGTTTAATAATAACGAGAAGGAGAAAGCTCATGGCAAATCATATGTTTAACTTACCAGATATAGGTGAAGGTGTTAATGAAGGTGAAATTGTTCAATGGCTTGTAGCCGAAGGTGATACCGTTAAAGAAGACCAGCCTTTGGTAGAAATTATGACTGATAAAGCAACTGTTGAAATTGCGTCTCCAGTTTCTGGTACCGTGGTTAAACATGCTGCTCCTGAGGGTGAAAGCGTAAATGTTGGTTCACTTTTGGCAGAAATTGCAACCGATGGTGCTGCGACTAGTCCTGCTAAAGACACTGCTAAACAAGAAACTGCTTCAGCAACTCCTAGCTCAAATGCTTCTTCTCCAGCTAAGACCTCCTCTGCTCCAGCAACAAACTCAAATGTTATTTCTATGCCTGCAAGCACAGCTCAAGATGGCTTGGTTTTGGCGTCTCCTGCCACTAGAAAATTTGCAAGAGAGCAAAACATTGCTTTAGCCTCTATTCCTGGCACTGGAGAGCATGGTCGAGTTTTAAGATCTGATGTAGAACAATTTGTTGCCAGTGGTGGAAGTTCTGCAAGTGCTGCAGCTGTACAAACTGTTCCTAACTTTGTGCCTCAAGCATACAATGGCCCTCTTGAAGAAAGAATTAAACTCAGAGGTATTCGTAAAGCGATTGCTAAAAATATGCAGCTTTCTAAAAATACCGCTGCTCACTTTACCCATGTTAATGAACTTGAAGCCAATGAATTGGTACGTGTTCGTGGCATGCTCAAACAAGAAGCAGCCGATAAAGGTGTGAAACTGACTTTCTTACCTTTTATCATCAAAGCCATTTGCAGTGCTCTAAAAGAATACCCAAAATTAAATTCAAGCTTAGATGAAGACACTCAAGAAATCGTGATCAAGCATTACTATAATATTGGTATTGCGGTTGCAACCAAAGACGATGACTTGATTGTGCCTGTTATTAAAAATGCAGATCAAAAAGGTTTATTACAAATTGCTGCTGAAATTACTGAACTGGCCGATAAAGCCAGAAACAATAAACTGTCTCCAGAAGAACTGCAAGGCGGTACCTTTACTTTAACCAGCATGGGTAATGATGGTGGATTACTGGCCACTCCCGTGATCAACTATCCGCAAGTGGGTATCTTAGGTTTTTATAAGATTGCAGACAGAGTAGTTGTCCGTGATGGTCAAATGGTGATTAGAAAAATTGCCAACTTATCTGTATCCATTGACCACAGAGTGGTTGATGGCATGATGGGAGCTAACTTTATGACCAGTGTGATACGCAATTTAGAAAACCCAAGCAGAATGATGTTGTAAGGAGATTTAATTTAAAGTTTAGGAAAATCATATAAACAAACCCAGAGGAAGAAAGGCCCTGTGCCGACTCTGACCTGGGTGGGGCACCCTAAAGGGTATAAGTTGTACTAGATCATCGCAAGGCAAAGGCCTTGCGCTTCACAAGTACAGCTTTATGAATATGAACCAAAACCACGTTTTTGGTTGAAGAAGGGGGTAAGATCCCCCCTTAGAAAAGGAAGATGATGAAGAAAACTGAAGTTGTTGTTATTGGTGGAGGTCCTGGTGGTTATGTGGCTGCTATTCGTTTGGGACAATTGGGCAAAAAAGTTTGCTTGATTGAAAAAGAAAACGTTGGCGGCGTTTGTTTAAACTGGGGATGCATCCCTTCTAAAGCCCTTATAGGTGTTGGTAAACTTTATGAAGAAATGCAACAAGCACATGAAGTTGGTCTTAATGTTGGAACAGTGACCGTTGACCTTAACAAAACACAAGCCTGGAAAAACAGTGTTGTTAAAAAGCTCACCTCTGGTGTTGCAAGTCTAGCAAAAAATGTTGGTGTTGAAATCATTAAAGCCAAAGCAAGCTTTACATCTCCCAATGAGCTAAAATTGGAAAGTGCTGAAGGAACAAGTGCTTTGACTTTTGAACAAGCAATTATAGCTGCCGGCTCTAGCCCAATTGAAATTCCTGGTTTTGCCTTAGATGGTAAAGCTGTGGTTGATTCACGTGATGCTTTGGATTGGACAAAAGTTCCTAAAAGAATGTTGGTGATTGGTGGCGGTGTTATTGGTTTAGAGATGGGCATGCTGTATCAAAAATTTGGCTCGCATATCAGCGTTGTTGAAATGACAGATCAACTTTTACCGGGCACTGACAAAGAAATTGCTAAAGAAATTGCCAAAGTTTGTAATAAGAAAAATATGGATATCCATCTAAGTTCTAAAGCCTTAGGCTATGAACAAACAAAAGATGGTTTACAGGTTAGTATTGAAAAAGATGGCAAAACTGAAAAAGTGGCTTGTGATATTATTTTGTTAGCTGTAGGTAGAAAGCCCGATGGTAGTTCTCTGAACTTGGACGCAGCTGGAGTTACTTTTGATAGAAAAATTCCAGTCAATGAGAAACTGCAAACCAATGTACCGCATATCTATGCCATTGGTGATATTGCTGGCCCACCTTTGTTAGCACATAAAGCTTCTAAAGAAGGCGTAGTAGCCGCTGAAGTCATTGCCGGCAAAAATGTTGTCTATGATGTAAGAGCAATGCCAGGTGCTATTTTTACAGATCCAGAAGTGGCCAGTGTCGGTATGACAGAAGAAGAAGCTAAAGAAAAAGGTATTGACTATTTTACCGGTAAATTTCCAATGATAGCTTCTGGAAGAGCATTAGCTTCAAGGCATACTGACGGTTTTGTTAAAGTGATTGCTGAAAATGGTAGTGAAAAACTTTTAGGAGTTCATATGATTGGAGCGCATGTTTCTGAACTGATTGGTGAAGGAACCTTGGCCATAGAAATGGGTGCAGTGATTGAAGATATTGCTTTAACTGTCCACCCTCACCCAACTTTATCTGAATGCTTGATGGAAGCTGCTGAAAACGCTTTAGGTCATGCCATTCATACTGTTAATAAAAAAACCAATAGAAAAGCATCGTAGGTCATTATGTTAGATAACGCATTAAAAAAACAATTATTTACCAACATGGTTAGAACTCGTGCCATGGAAGAACGATTAATTAAAATGGCAAAGTCTGCTGACGGTCATTTTTGGATTGGAGGTCCTGGTGAAGAGGCTTTTAATGTTCCTTTAGGAACTTTAGTCAATAAAGGTTATGGCATTGACTATGACTATACTCATCTGCATTACCGCAGTTCTGGTTGTATCATAGGCATGGGCGAAGAACCTATTAACCTTATTCGTCAAATGGCCAGCGTTAAGACTGATCCATACTCTGGTGGTCGTCACTTTGTGAACCACCCTGCCATAAAAAAATGGAATGTGTGTCCAGTCAATGCGCCTATTGAAACTCAGTATTCTTTTGCAATTGGTACAGCCAAAGCCCAAAGAAACAGTAAAAAAGGTATTACCATTGTCACTGGTGGTGATGCAGGTACCGCCGAAGGCGATTTTGCAACTTGTCTAGTCTGGGCAAGCCGTCCACAAGAGGAACTACCTATTTTAATTGTTGTGACCAACAACCGCTTTGGTATTTCTACTCCATACAGTGAAGTTAATGGCACCAAGTCTATTGTTGCAAGAGCAGAAGCCTTTAACATGAAAACGGATGTTATCAATGGTAATGATCCTGAAGAATCTTATACAAGATTAAAGGCTGCCATGGATTATGTGCGTAAAGAAAGAAAGCCCTTCTGCTTAGAAGCATCTGTTTCTCGCTTACATGGGCATTCTTCATCTTCTGGAGCCAATAGAATTTATGATCAGGAAGATTGTATTGAAAATTACAAAGCCAAACTTTTAGATGAAAAAGTATTAACAAAAAAAGAAGTGGATAGCATTATCGATGCCGCTCATCAAGAATGCAAAGACGCTTTGGACCAAGTGAGAAAAGAAGAAAAACCTTCTTCTGACTCAGTATACATGCATACCTTTAAGGAGGAATAAGAATATGGCATCGATAGCACAAGCCATTAGAATGGCACTTCATGTTGGTGAAACACAATTGGGTGTTCAAGATATTTTTGGTGAAGACGTTGGACCTCCACTTGGCGGTGTTTTTACCTGTACACAAGGCTTAGAAAAGGCTTGGAACTCACCTTTGGACGAACGTGGCATCATTGGTATGGCTATGGGTTTAGCTTTGGCCGAACAAAAACCTGTAGCTGAAATTCAGTTTGTTGACTATATCTTTAATACCATAGATTTAATGAAATTGGCTGGTAACACCTGTTGGACGACCAATGGCGAATTTAATATTGATATGGTTGTAATGAGCCCAACCGGTTCAGGTGTACACGGTTCTGTCTATCACTCACACTCATTTGAATCAATCGCAACCCATATGCCTGGCTGGAAAGTGATCATTGTATCCAATCCTTTAGATGCTTATGGTTTATTGATCTCAGCCATTAAAGATCCTAACCCTGTTTTATTTATGTATCCAAAAGCACTGATTCGTACACAAACAGATGATGTTATCCCAGGTGCACCAACCGATCAGAAAGAACTTTCAAGAATGATCGACGCCCCCTTAGGTGATAGAAGTAAATGGAAACCTGAGTGGCCAAAAACAGAAGTGATGGAAATTCCTATTGGTAGAGCAAAAAAATATACCAGTGGGGATAAGCTAACCGTAATCAGTTATGGTAGAACTTTACCTTTATCTGTTAATGCTGCAAAAAAAATCAATACTGAACGTGGACGTCAAGATATTGAAGTGATGGATTTACGTACGATATACCCATACGATTGGGATGCTATAAAAACATCTGTAGAAAAAACAGGTAGAGTCTTGGTTGTTAACGAAGATACAGAGGTAACTAACTTTGGTGAACATCTTATTCGTAGGATAGCCAATGATTGTTTTTATCATTTACAAGCCCCACCAAAGCTATTGGCAGGTGCCAATACACCGGGAGTTGGTTTAGCTTGGACTTTAGAACAAGTACAAGTACCACAAGAAGATGGCATTGAAAAAGCCATGAATGAGCTTTTAAACTTAGAAGCTTAAATATTTTTAATTATAATCTAAAAAGGCGCATTAAAAATTGCGCCTTTTTTTATTTTTACTTGAACAAAGCTAAAACTTTTTAGGTGCCGTTGAAGGTTTGTTAAGCCAATAAGTACCCTTGC from Oligoflexia bacterium includes the following:
- the lipA gene encoding lipoyl synthase, producing MATTSRFQKKPEWLKIKAPSGKSYQDIAKMLREKKLATVCQEALCPNINECWNGGTATIMLLGDTCTRGCRFCAVNSGNPKGVLDEMEPFNTAETIKTMNLNYIVLTTVDRDDLQDGGAAHIAKTIRYAKETCPQTMIECLVGDFRGDHMGVKTVVDAKPEVFAHNIETVERLTPTVRDRKAGYDQSLKVLKAAKSFSDQIYTKSSIMLGLGETLDELKQAFADLRTHQVDFLTLGQYLQPSKKHLAVERFVHPDEFKELQALAMTYGFIYVASGPLVRSSYKAAEFFIESHIKSKQAHGKNLNKNPNPVDIKAEQYKSLPVIQQV
- a CDS encoding dihydrolipoamide acetyltransferase family protein translates to MANHMFNLPDIGEGVNEGEIVQWLVAEGDTVKEDQPLVEIMTDKATVEIASPVSGTVVKHAAPEGESVNVGSLLAEIATDGAATSPAKDTAKQETASATPSSNASSPAKTSSAPATNSNVISMPASTAQDGLVLASPATRKFAREQNIALASIPGTGEHGRVLRSDVEQFVASGGSSASAAAVQTVPNFVPQAYNGPLEERIKLRGIRKAIAKNMQLSKNTAAHFTHVNELEANELVRVRGMLKQEAADKGVKLTFLPFIIKAICSALKEYPKLNSSLDEDTQEIVIKHYYNIGIAVATKDDDLIVPVIKNADQKGLLQIAAEITELADKARNNKLSPEELQGGTFTLTSMGNDGGLLATPVINYPQVGILGFYKIADRVVVRDGQMVIRKIANLSVSIDHRVVDGMMGANFMTSVIRNLENPSRMML
- the lpdA gene encoding dihydrolipoyl dehydrogenase; amino-acid sequence: MMKKTEVVVIGGGPGGYVAAIRLGQLGKKVCLIEKENVGGVCLNWGCIPSKALIGVGKLYEEMQQAHEVGLNVGTVTVDLNKTQAWKNSVVKKLTSGVASLAKNVGVEIIKAKASFTSPNELKLESAEGTSALTFEQAIIAAGSSPIEIPGFALDGKAVVDSRDALDWTKVPKRMLVIGGGVIGLEMGMLYQKFGSHISVVEMTDQLLPGTDKEIAKEIAKVCNKKNMDIHLSSKALGYEQTKDGLQVSIEKDGKTEKVACDIILLAVGRKPDGSSLNLDAAGVTFDRKIPVNEKLQTNVPHIYAIGDIAGPPLLAHKASKEGVVAAEVIAGKNVVYDVRAMPGAIFTDPEVASVGMTEEEAKEKGIDYFTGKFPMIASGRALASRHTDGFVKVIAENGSEKLLGVHMIGAHVSELIGEGTLAIEMGAVIEDIALTVHPHPTLSECLMEAAENALGHAIHTVNKKTNRKAS
- a CDS encoding thiamine pyrophosphate-dependent enzyme, giving the protein MLDNALKKQLFTNMVRTRAMEERLIKMAKSADGHFWIGGPGEEAFNVPLGTLVNKGYGIDYDYTHLHYRSSGCIIGMGEEPINLIRQMASVKTDPYSGGRHFVNHPAIKKWNVCPVNAPIETQYSFAIGTAKAQRNSKKGITIVTGGDAGTAEGDFATCLVWASRPQEELPILIVVTNNRFGISTPYSEVNGTKSIVARAEAFNMKTDVINGNDPEESYTRLKAAMDYVRKERKPFCLEASVSRLHGHSSSSGANRIYDQEDCIENYKAKLLDEKVLTKKEVDSIIDAAHQECKDALDQVRKEEKPSSDSVYMHTFKEE
- a CDS encoding transketolase C-terminal domain-containing protein, with product MASIAQAIRMALHVGETQLGVQDIFGEDVGPPLGGVFTCTQGLEKAWNSPLDERGIIGMAMGLALAEQKPVAEIQFVDYIFNTIDLMKLAGNTCWTTNGEFNIDMVVMSPTGSGVHGSVYHSHSFESIATHMPGWKVIIVSNPLDAYGLLISAIKDPNPVLFMYPKALIRTQTDDVIPGAPTDQKELSRMIDAPLGDRSKWKPEWPKTEVMEIPIGRAKKYTSGDKLTVISYGRTLPLSVNAAKKINTERGRQDIEVMDLRTIYPYDWDAIKTSVEKTGRVLVVNEDTEVTNFGEHLIRRIANDCFYHLQAPPKLLAGANTPGVGLAWTLEQVQVPQEDGIEKAMNELLNLEA